The sequence TAAAGTTCCACTCTCACGCCCAATGGCCTTGAATTGGCCGAGCGAGGTCGGAATGAAAGGACATCCAAAAGCGGTAGAGGACTACCGCAGTCCAAAACGCTAGCGCGACTTCCGGCGCTGGTCCGCGCCGTTCAAACGGCTATCACTGAATTGGCGCTGCCAAAATCGTTCGGAACGGATTCTTTGGCGGTTGGATCGCTCAGCCACTGACCGTCCGCCACGAAGCGGTACTCGTAACGGCCTGGAGCGAGGGACAGGGTAGTCGTCCATTTACCCTGTGCATCCTTGCGCAAGGGCGTGCGCTCGGGAATCCACTCGTTGAATGTCCCGGCGAGCAGGACGTTTTGGGCTGCGGGCTTATCGATGGCAAACGCCACCTCTTTGGTGGTTTTGGCGGTTCCTTTAACCGGGCGCATGACGGAGCGTCCGCTCGGGCGCGTGGCCCTGAGGGGTTTTGTATGTCGAAGTTCCATGTTCAATTCTCCAGTTTGTTTTTAAATCGTTTTTAAACTCTCTTAACTTTCGTCAGCATCCGCTATCGCGCCGAAGCTTTCAAGCTTTTGACAATAAAATCCTGTGACATTCTCATGTCCATTACGCGGTTTCCTCGCCATCACTCACGGCACGTG comes from Verrucomicrobiia bacterium and encodes:
- a CDS encoding isoamylase early set domain-containing protein codes for the protein MELRHTKPLRATRPSGRSVMRPVKGTAKTTKEVAFAIDKPAAQNVLLAGTFNEWIPERTPLRKDAQGKWTTTLSLAPGRYEYRFVADGQWLSDPTAKESVPNDFGSANSVIAV